GAATTTACACTGCAAACATTGTTTCTGTATAGATCtgttttgattaaatttaaatctcgTTTTAAGTGAAAGAGTTCCGGCGAATTGAATaggcaaattaatttttttatttataatccaaggaatatatgtaatatgttCGCCAACAACATTCGCCGAGAATTTGAAAGTCAATAGAAATGATGGAATCATTCTAAGGTATTTGCGTAGGTGCACTAGTCTTAGAAATTATATCTTAAATTACTAGGAGAGAAGTCATAATCACGCGTCTTTGCGTCACTCGACAGAACTGACGCAATTAAGTCAATCATCAATAgtatatttcttcctttccatTCTTATCTAACAATATTGATTATAACGTACGAGCAACTCTGTCCGTAAAATCGCATAAAAATCGAaagtatttatgaaatttctctATTGTGTGCGTTTTCTCCGAAACGCTTCGAGTAGATCTATTTCATCGGTTTCCTGGTTTCGTCGGTCGTAATAGAGAATCGTAAACCACGAAGTTAGAGGTTTAAACGTAAATCGTTTAAAAGGCAAAGCCATCAGCAAAGACATTCGGTTCTAGGAAAAAGAACATCGGCGCGAACTCGATATTTCGTAACTGTTCCCCTCTGTTAACTATCGCCTTTAAGATTTTCGTCACGTTCAGCCTCGTGACATAACGTGGCCGAACTTGGTAGCGAAAAAGAGTCTTGTCGTACACGAAGTCCCGCGATTGAATACTACGAATTGCGTAAAAACGGGAATATTCCTTCGAgaataacgaaaataatttagaGCTGGAGAGTAATTTGAAAGCTAAGAGAAGAACTGTTGTATTTACTTGATAAAATCGGAAAGTTTGTCCCATAAGAATTCTAAGAACAGAAGGTTCAGGTAGTTACGACCTATTAAAAGGATTCTCATGATCAATTTGTAGGCCAGTGATTTAGTGAGCTCGTCGTGATGTATCGACTTCCGATAGAATGTTagtaatttgaaagaaattgtagGACTCCAAATGTTTTAATTGCCAACCTGAATTCCGGTTGATCTCGTTGCTCAATGAGCGAAGCATTTCCAAAGTACGTAAAAGGAATTAAACGATAATTGCGCGAAATCTTATATGCGTTTGTCggaaattgataaattgaaattgtgaAACGTTCTTATTAGAGTTGAGTGAGGATTGTTACGATTAATCATAAATGCCCACAGACATTTCTACATCACAGAATTCCTCAAACTTACAATTAATTCGAAACGTAGTTCTTCTATCATTATCATCTTCATTCACAATCAGTAGATTGCGTTACGGGCATTAAATACAGAAGCTCTCGGTAAAATAACGAGACTTGATTAAATACTAAAATCTTAAAAATCGTAATAGTTTCATTAATCCAAAATGACAATAATTTCTCAATGACTCAATCTCCGATGtaggattattattattattattatctgttaacataatattattaaaaaccaTCTCTTTTCATATCATAATCTTAACTACCACGTGTCACAATCTACCATCGTAACGTCATTAACAACCACCCCTTTCTTTATATCACGACTCCATTAGAATCAATGACAATTCTCCAAGGTATAAGAATAAGACCATTTAATATCCAGcgtgaaatttgtaattaatctTTGGATTGTGGAAGCTAAGGTAATTTCCCCCTGAGTCGATTTGAAGTTTGTTTTATTCTaaccaattttttttttttttttcagatcTGTGTCAAATTCCTCGAGATCTCGGATAATTGGAGcggcgtgatccgcttcggtTTCACCAGCAACGACCCGATCAACCTGCGAAATGGCCTTCCAAGGTACGCCTGTCCGGACTTGACGAACAAACCCGGTTACTGGGCGAAGGCCATGGCCGAGAGGTTCGCCGAAAGGGACACGGTGCTCTTCTATTACGTCACGTCCGCTGGGGACGTGCACTTCGGTGTGAATGGCGAGGAAAAGGGCGTATTCTTCAGCGGTATCGAGACACGAGGTCCATTGTGGGCTATCATCGATGTCTATGGCAACAGCACCGCCATCGAGTTTGTCGATCCTAACAGACAACATTTCAACAACATCAGGAGAGGCACCGAGCATAGCAACGAGGATAACGCGCAGCACAGCAGGCACTCGGCCATGGACGACGCGAGCAACGCGAGCAGAGACGTCGAGAGGATCATCGTTCCATCCATGCAGGGCATTTCGATCCATCATGAGCCCGACGTCGAGCTACCTGGACTCAGGTTTCAGCCTGCCGGTGTCATCTTCACGCCGTTACCCTTCCACTTGTGAGTATCTTCGGGAATCCTTTTGTCTCGTAATCGCATCAAAAGCATCTTCTCATCGAGCACCATGATCATAAGATCGAGCTTTAACCCTCTTGAACATAATGGTGGTTGGAGAATGTGATGATCACAAATGAAGCTTTTTACAAACTTTGGAACTCTAAACCGAGTCTCCACTGAAGCACCAAAAAAGAGGAGCTGTTTTGTCGGCTTTTGTTTGTACACACTGACGACTTTCTCAAGAAACATGAAAGAGTAACGAAAGGTTGGCCGTTGTTGCTTCAGTGAAGACACGGTTTTATAGTTGGTATAAGAAATAGGATTCATGAAGAGATTAATAGGTTCTATTTAATCCTAGTATagagtaatatatatatatataacgagACAGTGCTGAGCATAGATGAAGATTTTCACGATTTGATAGTTCTTTATACGTTGTTGACATCAAAAAGGAACTTCAAGAAGAGATGTTTGTACCAGTTTCGTTCTGAAGCTTTcggataatttaaattataagaatCGTGACAAGAATTGAGTTAGCACTATACAAGACTGTAAGAATTCCATGGGCTGCTATCGATTCATTCGTAGCCACATTGTACAGTTAGAATGGTCTTCCGGTGTTATTTGTTCTCTAACTCGCGTCGATTATCATCACGTGTTATGTCTGTTCCCAGTGGCTTTACAATGGGTGAATACTAACAAAGCCTTTTTGGGAACTTCAATGTACTTCGCGTTGAAATTATGTACACTTTAATTGTTTCCCTCGTATAAATGAACTCTAAACGAAATTTTTCAGTATTCTgtgaatttctataaattatcaAATCCTGAATATTGATTTAACATgatcaatttataaaaatatacatagtgCAAATTGCTCAATTCAATCCATAACTCTTTCAACATATCTCTCATGATATTATCTCATTGCTACAACTAATTAAAGATTTCAAAACTTAATATGCACATTcttagaattaatttaaacttCCCTTCACTTAACTATAAGATCTTCTATCATGCTGGCCACGTAAAAGCTTCACCTACCTACATAATAAATGACTTGAAATCTACACCGTGACATCTCTCCTCCACATCCTAATCCTTCGACATTAAACATCAAGGCAACGTCAGCTTGCTTTAAACTGACATTTCCAACGTGGCTACCGTTCCGCAGTAGACCATCCTCTAATGGATTCTTGGTTCCTTCATTTTCCAGGACTCGAGGTAGAAACATCCGCTTCAGTAACCAGCAGTGCGTGGCGACGCGGACCGACACGGAATTCTGTCACGGCTATGCGTTTACGAGCCAGCCACTGCTACTGGGGGAGCGATTGGTCGTGCAGATCCTCGCTACAGAGCCTATGTACGTGGGTGCTTTGGCTCTAGGTCTGACTTCTTGCGACCCAGCTCGGCTGACCGCCGAGGATCTACCCGACGACAGTGATCTACTATTGGATCGTCCAGAATATTGGGTAGTTTCCAAGGATGTGGCATCCAGCCCTCAACCTGGTGACGAGATAGCCTTCACGGTAACTCACTTTGGCGAAGTTCAAATGAGTAAAAATGGCGGACCACCGAACGTAGTGATGCACGTGGACCAAAGTCTTCAATTGTGGGCGTTCTTCGATGTGTACGGTAGCACGCAACGAGTCAGGATGCTGGCTGAGAGGCCCACGTCGCCACCGCGACAGCGCCAAAGCAATCCATCGCCAGCTACCATCttacaacagcagcagcagcaacaacagcagcagcagcactGCAACCACAGTAACGCAGCTACAGAACTGTCCAGATTTTCCGAGATGGTTCAGTTCAAACCAGCCATTGGCGGAGGCACCGTACTGGTGGTGAATCTTCCTCCTCAGACTGGTTATGTTACACCGTCCTCATCAACGCCACAGCCTACTTACGCCTCCGCTGGGCATAGGAGTCAACACGCGCACCCTCCAGCAGTCACTGCTTCGTCGTCCACGGCGTCTACGGCGTCCACGTCGCATCCTGGATCTTCCAGACAGTCCTCACCGCCTTTGACAGGCACCATGGCCAGTACAGGCTCCTCTACGTACGTGGAGCCAGTGAATTACCAGAGTCTTGACGGTACTCTTACCTCTCAGGCGTCTTCCCACCTGCAGCAATGGAGCGAAGGTCTCCAACCGACTCCTGGACAGCCAAACGAGTGCTCGGTCTGCTATGAAAGAAGCATCGATAGTGTGCTGTACATGTGCGGTCACATGTGTATGTGCTATCCTTGCGCTATCCAACAGTGGTGCGGCAAGGGTGGCGGACATTGCCCACTCTGTAGAGCGACCATTAGGGATGTGATCCGTATCTATAGATCCTGAACGACGGCACGGCCACTCCGCGGAAGGAACGGTTCCAGAGGCTGATGCCCGACCAAATCGCGTTAATTCGTTTTCTCTCGGAGCAAACAACCGCCGCCATTGTCATACAGTTCATCGCATACGATATTTTGGAGTTCTCGTCTATGGAAAAACTATATTTATGCTCAGGATAAATGATATCTTCGATAACAAGTTCGTAGAAGCATGCAACTGCTCTTCTGCTCATTCTTCTGCAAATTTGGTCCTATTCGATGATGAGTAGTTTTGTTGTTACGAGATTCTCAGGATCttagaactttaaaaaagCAGTGAAGATGACGTGGAAATGATAACTCAGATGAAAGGATGAGATAAATCGCGTTTATTACCACCAAATTGATATAGGATTGTGAGACGAGAACACGCGAAGTATCTTCGTTGAACCATAAAGACTGGAAGGTTCTGGTTCATCGGCGGTTTTGCTGTCCTGGTAACGTCAATGAGATTCGCACAGTGTCGTTGAACTATCGTATTCGGTTGCAAACGAGTGACATAAAGATTCTGTGTACGCCTTCGAGCTTGGCAGAGAACAAAAGGAATGAGTGAACGTATGAAAGACGAAGGAACGAGTGAATGAAGAaactaagaaagaaagagagtaaCATTGATCTTAGATATTTTCACAATCGacattatatatagtatatatattatcgcTACCGTTACTATCATTACCACTTACTGCTGCTACTATTCTCAGCCtttagttattatttttatttgtacgactagtaatattattatcacgATTCTACAACGACAATAGTGGTCGTCACGTTATTCTTATATGGAGAAAAGTCACCCTAACGATGGgtatcattattttttatcgctGTGAACAGATCAGACCATCGTCTCCAAAAAGAGCGCCATCTGGATCAGTTGAGAccgattcaattttattttatttaacaatgaagtaaaataagctcgTGTGATTATTAAGGCAGGCGCCGTAGGGCGCGTGTAAGTTAGAATTTACGTCGCTTTCACAACCTTATCTGGGTTTTTATGTTATTCGTTTTACTCCttcgttttttaatttgctCTCGCAAAGTTGGAACGACCGTGTCATAATCGTGTCCTCGAGCTTGTAGGACGCGCGAGTACGCGTCTCTTTCCTCGTTTGTTACTTTCGACAATAACGCCTGGAtatgtaatgtataactttGAAGTTGTTAGCGATTCGAGCGACCATAAATAACTGTGGTGTGTGTATAACTGACTACTACGTATAAACGTCGTACGTATTACCAAAGAAACAACGCGACACGTATGATTCCTCCCCCGCTCTGCGTACGTTTCAATACGAACTCGCACGCAGTCCTCCACGCAGCCAGCCTTAGAAGGACGATGGTTTTTGATACGTTTTAGAACTTAGCATTACCGTTTTCTACCGAATTCGCGCGCCCCCAAATGCTACACGAAGAAACAATGTATACTCGTCTCTGGCAGTTGCAATGTGCAGATCTTAGCGACATGTTTTCTATCTAGAATCTACGTTTAATTGGACTAATTGCGAGGGTTGAGGTTATCGAGTGTAAATAACGTTCTTTTGGATTATAATTTCGTTACTCTTTTTATATTGTAGAatctttatgaaaaataatcctTCGTGCTATATTTGATATTAGCTTTGTTATCTTGACATCATAGAAACCTTGCCTAGTATTATAGCGAGAAACAATTTATACATTGAGTCAGTTGCATTACACgagattaaagaaaaagaactagAGTTCATCTAAACGATGAAGTTACAATGTTAGTTTTTCAAAACCATAAAGTACAAGTTAGAAAAACCTCTAAACGCTAAAAATCAGGGCAACGAAGGCCAAGAatcatttgtataaaaattattcatcaTAAGGAGAGGTCCAGCGAGACGCTAAACATATCTTTAACCGCAGATCTCCGCGTTATATTCCTAACTTTATTAACGACAAAAGTACAAGCGAAGTTACTATACACTAGATTGCATAGTGTTCTAAGGGACAATGTTTAGAGGCTTTTATCAGTGTTGACGACTAAAATGGAATTATTTGAGGTGCTCGATAGCCAAGCAGACGATCGAATTCCAAGAACTTCGAATCCTCAAAACATTCGTATACACTTAACTAAGCCAAACAATTAAGTTTCGATTATCTGGACCTAACCTTTCTCGGCCATCGAGTCTCTCATTTGTTATAGACTAAAAGCGATTTATAGAATTTCGTAGCGTCTCGTTCGATCATTCTAATCATCGTCCAGCGATTGGAACATGCATTTTGCGATTGTAATTTGCCTGGACGAGTAATTACTGCCCCTACGAGTTCGCGTTTCTTCGACGCGGACAAAATATCGAGTCGACTGGCCGTGGAACGATAACAACGATTTTGTTGCGCGGTCTGTCGAGTATACGAGGATCATCCTCTCCATGTGAGCGCTTTATTTTCGTACAGCAGCGAGACGAAGCCGAAGACGGCGACGTTTCTCTCTTCCACTCGGCCCACGGACGCAAAAAATcaagtaaaaaaagaacgaaatccTAACGACGACGAGAGACGAGCGTCCTCGAGGCCGTGCCTTATAGACATTTTACCGACAGTCGGCATCTCGCGTCGTGTGACTCGCGTTGCTCGTCCGAGCTTCCTCCTATCGATCGACAGAGATCGCCCTGGCCAGAAGTTCGTCTCCCGATCCGTTCGATTCGTTTCCGGTAATAATCCTTGCTCTACGCCTTCGCTCCGTTGAGCCTAGCTCACAATTATCATGACGTTTCAAACGTTTGTGAGGCTAAAGTAACGAGCAACACAATTATTACGCTATTCATCATATCGGTATACCTGTCTTTGATCTTCTGGTTCCTGAAATTTGGTTCTTGACAGTACTCGAGCTTAAACCGTGTTTGTGATGCGTTTGAACGGAAATTAGGTGTTAACTCTTTGCTGTTTTTAGGAGAATTAAGAATTGTAGGAAATAAGGGATTGCTTTAATTTTTGagggaatttatttattagaaaaattggatattatttaatgtttgGAATTGACCAAGACTACACGAggtattatactttatgcctAAGTTGTATTGACAATAATCAAACACTGGTTATGTATTTCAGTGTAGGAAGCAATTATGTATATTGAGTTGCGTTCAAGACATTGGACATTCGTGTAATATGTTTTATAGATGTAGgtacttaaataattcttatatgaaatatacagAAACACAACTGCCACTTTACCAGTCTAGTCtctacaaaattaaaagaaccaagttcattattttttaagctacctaattttaatttccaatttttctcgCTCAAGTTTAAAACAAACGTATCACAAATCGCAACAATTAGTCTTTAATGTGTTCAGTTAAAAGGGAATTGTGGTTGCTCGTTCAACGATTATTCACAGCGTGATATCGAAAAATCCGGCGAAAAGTAATGATTAGCGTCGAGCGGTTCTTCCCCTGACAAACGTATTTGTCGATAAGGGCAAATTGTTCGCCTGGCGAAGAAATGCTCATgagcatatatatttaaaatgaaataaagaataataaaaagaaacattcgctggagagagagaaagagagagagagagagagagagagagaatgaaaGATGAAAAGAAAGCTTGAGACAGAGATATCGTAAAGAGTCAGGAAGAGATGAGAGAGGTCACATCACGTAAATTGGGATTGCGGTTCCTAGCCGTTCCCGGAGATGCGAGAGCAAAGCGACagtgagaaagaaagagacacAAGGAGCGAAAGAAGAATATTGTCGTCGGACAACGGATGCGCAATAAAGAGTAGTGAAATCTCTAGTCCAGCGAGCGGCAGCTTTAACTTGCCTGCCAATCCAAAAAAGAAATGATGAGAtaaatgatgatgatgataatgatgatgataattgtatttgaattaaggagagaaagaaaaacgatggtctctaaaagaaaaagaaaagaaaagcggTCAGAGTatgagagggagagagaaaaagaaaagaaaagtagagagagagagagagagagagaaaagtatGAAAGGAATCGCGTAGATGTATTTGTATGTGAATGAGAGAAAATgaacagaaattttataaaatacaaagttttaaaagaaataatttgctAATATATGGCGCGTGTCGAGCAAAAGCATACCAAGTCACGCGACACGCGCAacgagaatctttttattaGGATACTCTATTTACGATAGAATCATAATAGTCGTGATCGCGTTTGACTTCGATGAAAGGTGTCACAGGCGAAACGTCGTTCAATATTTGCTCTTCCTGTCTCGTGTTTTACCAGAAAAtctagaagaagaaaataagaaagaataaagTTCCGCCATTGAACGTGCGAACCTACGAACGAAAACGATCGATGGTATGTTTTTCTTTGTCGATGAAGGATATTctagataaatattatatattgattATTATCCTAAGAATCGAATGAACAGACGCTCTCGTTGATGCCACCGGGTCATTGTCGTCGTGATGTATTATCATTGTATGTCGGTgtaccgatcgatcgatgttttttatttttcatcatcGTCGTTGTGGTTCTTCTCACGTTCCCCTACATTCATCATCCTTCGCCGTTTCTTCATCGCAAAcgcatctttttctttttttttctttttatataatagacGTACTCGAGTAACAGCAAGTTGGGATTTCCTTTTCTCGATTGTCACGCGAGGACACTCGTCTAgatcttcttttatattttatcattatttttttattattatttctattatcgatattactattaggtttattattattgattataCTATTATTGAGTTTGTCCTGTACTACTCGGCGAGAATGCGCgcacaagaaaaaaaaaaaaaaaaaaggaagaagaaaagcaaTTTCGAAGCGTGCGTTGCCTGCCTGCAATGGAAACGTTTCGAAGCGCGTTTTCATATCATGTTAATTACACCGAGTGTACTGTCCGTTACGTCGTGGtttggaaagaaagaaaatggaaaaaatagaagaaaagatGTCACCCTTGTCCCTCCCCTCGAGATTGAAAGATGATTCTATGTGCGATAAAAGTTCTCTGTAACTGTAAAGCTGTCGATTACgaatttatacatatgtaatataattcgtGTAGCCGCGTGCTGTCCTACACAATAAAAAGCCTGTAATATCTATGAATCTTTGTGTTTTCCTCCAGTTTCCTCCATCCTCTTCTTTATAGGAATATCTGAATTATTTCAAGAGACAGACAGTTTAGTCAAATTGGACCAATTAGTTGAACAATTTTATtgatagtaaattattaatgaaactaATAGTTCAAAGAAGTTGATTTATGTGgaatagataataaaaattttgaaagagattttatcaaatattattctattatatcttGTAAAGTTTAGTATTAAACGGAGATAgaagaatttagaaaaaaacaaacctttatttacaatataaaagtttacaaatgtgtatatgtacattaaaaataatgctATCTATTAAAACAATGACAAGTACAaacaaaatcgacgaaaacAGTGTACAGCTCATACAAAATAGATGTGGGAATTGGTCGTTCTCCTAAAATATTCCTGTGTAAAAAGATGGCTTACTGACAGGAACATGTCGTCCATTTAATTTTCGTCTTCACCTTCGCCAGCGTCCGTCGAGTCCATGCCAACTTCTTCGTAATCTTTTTCTAAAGCGGCTAGATCTTCTCTGGCTTCGCTAAATTCACTTTCGTCCATACTTTCTGCCACGTACCtagatttgaaaatttgaaatttaattttgaaacatacattgatattttattaaacgaaatatttctagTCGAGAATAAAACTCTCAATTAATGgaggaatttttctttccctaATTCATCTTTGTATCATggtcatatataatttaccAATGAACGAATGCACGTTTGCCGAACATGAGATCAAATTTCCTGTTTAGTCTGGTCCATGCCTCAGCGATTGCAGTAGTGTTTGCAAGCAATGCCATAGCTCGTTGTACTTTGGCGAGATCTCCTCCAGGAACTACTGTTGGTGGTTGGTAATTAATTCCTACctaaaaaaatcaaatttacgTCTTTAACTACCTACTTTTCCttagaatatatttctatttttctatctaATATATCAGTTCagaacgtttgaaataaaaacgaCTGTAGATCTCATAAAACACAAGTTCTTTCACATTACCAGAATAAAATCCTTCTACCTTAAAACCAGTGGGGCACCAATCGACGAACTGTATCGCCCTCTTTGTCTTAATAGTCGCAATAGACGCGTTTACATCTTTCGGGACCACGTCACCTCTATATAATAAGCAGCACGCCATATATTTTCCTCTTTGTGGATTGCATTTGACCATTTGCATTGCAGGCTCGAAACAGGACGACGTTAACTCCATCACCGTCAATTGCTCGTGATAAGCTTTTTCAATCGAAACAATTGGCGCATATGTAGCCAAAGGAAAGTGAATCCTGGGATACGGGACCAAATTCGTTTGGAACTCCATTAGATCCACGTTCAGCGCTCCATCGAACCTCAAAGAAGCCGTGATAGAAGACACTATTTGTCCAATTAATCTGTTCAAATTCGTATAGGTTGGTCTTTCTATATCTAAGTTTCGCCTGCAGATATCGTAGATCGCCTCGTTATCGACAAGGAACGCGCAGTCCGAGTGTTCTAATGTCGTGTGTGTAGTTAAGATGGCGTTGTAAGGTTCTACCACCGCGGTGGCAATTTGCGGAGAGGGGTAAATGGCGAACTCGAGCTTAGCTTTCTTGCCATAGTCCATGGAGAGGCGCTCCATTAGAAGGCTGGTGAATCCTGAACCGGTACCACCACCGAATGCGTGGAAAATTAGGAATCCTTGGAGACCGGTGCACATATCGGCGATCTTACGAATTCTGTCTAGAACCAGGTCGATTATTTCCTTCCCCAGAGTATAGTGCCCTCGAGCGTAATTGTTCGCCGCGTCCTCTTTACCGGAAATTAACTGTTCGGGGTGAAATAGCTGATGGTAGGTTCCAGTTCGAACTTCGTCTAAAATGTAGAACGTTTGGAGATGTTGGAAATCGAGATTTCTGTCACTTTCTTAGATTCTTATGACatgtatcatattttataaccaGACTGCGAATAATTATGTAAGTTTGTAATTTCGTAAATAtagtttagaaaattgaatacTTTATATGATTCTTCCATTCTCtgcatttttgtatattcGAGTTTCccataaattcataaaaatccgtggtctgtttataatatatcgtACAAGATATATCTATTGTATTATGTTTGCAGGGAAgcttatagtaaataatacgATTGAGAGTAGTGTGTCTCTACGTTCAAACTTTATATACAGCAAAAAATGATTGTATATACTGGAAATTAAAGAGTTTCTTttactttcatatttttttgaaataatatataatattttataatgcaTACATTATGcgaaatacatatgtatatatattgtaatatcctgaatattgtaatatttatttattccttgTGATTAGGTTAGAATAAACTATGACAAGATAAAGAACTATAAGATGATTTGCTCAGagccatttttaaataaagtttatgttatttaaattaaatctaCCAATGACTGTGGGCTCAAGGTCCAGAAATACAGCTCGTGGGACGTATTTTCCACCGCCGGTCTCGCTGAAAAAAGTTTGAAAACCTTCGTCGCTAGAACAGCTCTGAGGCGGAAGCATGCCATCAGGTTGTATGCCATGTTCCAGACAATATAATTCCCAGCAAGCATTGCCCATTTGGACGCCGCCTTGGCCAATGTGGACTGACAGTACTTCACGCTgaaaaattagataaatttatcgtttaaaaattatttttctttcgtatcagttttataaaattataatattatattattaatatatacaaattaattattaatatttagtaatacACGCGCTGTTATTAGATATGATATAAATTGttaacataaattaataatgatcAGATTGAATAATTTAGAGTTTGCTTTCTAGTAAATGTAAATCTTTTTGTAGAAGTTTGGAGACCTCACAATGttagattttatatattcttacagGTAagtattggaatattttcttatgCGTAGAtgacaaaattaaagaaataattaccaTTATGGCGAATTATCGGTATTCGGTGGAAAAAATGATAGGCGAGACGAATCTTCACAGGATGAACGTGCGAATTCAACTGAACGAACGACACATTCTGTGAAAGGATTTTGTTTCCGTTGCTAAGAAATAACAatttgtaatgaaatataCGGTGTTTCAATTGCAAACTACAGAATCGCTTCTTATAttgattttgaattttcaagaaattatttaattatttcctgCTTTGCTTACAAACatgaatttgtttatttatgcTTTCAGGCTTTGTTTGTAAACAttggtttatttatttacgaaatTTCCGAAAACTTCGAGCGTCAAGAATTTTTCTGGCTCGCCAATTTTTTATCTTGGATTTGTTTGCAAACGCTGGCTTGTTCATTTTgttcatttacaatttttatgtttgtttatttacgttTTCAATGATTGTTTGCAAACATTGATTTGTTTGTTTGGTTGAAAATGGAAAGCCAGCAAGTTTCCTCGTACTTGTGGTAATGTCAGTCTTAAGAAATTCTTTTCAGAAGTGCGCCTAAAAATTTGCCAAACTATTTATTTCTAGAATGAAATTGATAGGAATAGGATTAGGAATTTAGTTCCgggtaaataataaaacaattgtttaattttttccatgaaaaaaatattcatttatcaaata
This genomic stretch from Bombus fervidus isolate BK054 chromosome 9, iyBomFerv1, whole genome shotgun sequence harbors:
- the Neur gene encoding E3 ubiquitin-protein ligase neur isoform X4, with protein sequence MAVEMKKRIFIRYRGYKEDNASPTAPRSSSAGTNNLPPLTFHQVHGENIRLCNGGTIARRYESFCRGITFSARPVRVGEKICVKFLEISDNWSGVIRFGFTSNDPINLRNGLPRYACPDLTNKPGYWAKAMAERFAERDTVLFYYVTSAGDVHFGVNGEEKGVFFSGIETRGPLWAIIDVYGNSTAIEFVDPNRQHFNNIRRGTEHSNEDNAQHSRHSAMDDASNASRDVERIIVPSMQGISIHHEPDVELPGLRFQPAGVIFTPLPFHLTRGRNIRFSNQQCVATRTDTEFCHGYAFTSQPLLLGERLVVQILATEPMYVGALALGLTSCDPARLTAEDLPDDSDLLLDRPEYWVVSKDVASSPQPGDEIAFTVTHFGEVQMSKNGGPPNVVMHVDQSLQLWAFFDVYGSTQRVRMLAERPTSPPRQRQSNPSPATILQQQQQQQQQQQHCNHSNAATELSRFSEMVQFKPAIGGGTVLVVNLPPQTGYVTPSSSTPQPTYASAGHRSQHAHPPAVTASSSTASTASTSHPGSSRQSSPPLTGTMASTGSSTYVEPVNYQSLDGTLTSQASSHLQQWSEGLQPTPGQPNECSVCYERSIDSVLYMCGHMCMCYPCAIQQWCGKGGGHCPLCRATIRDVIRIYRS
- the Neur gene encoding E3 ubiquitin-protein ligase neur isoform X5, coding for MGQSSSNTGHSAPRSSSAGTNNLPPLTFHQVHGENIRLCNGGTIARRYESFCRGITFSARPVRVGEKICVKFLEISDNWSGVIRFGFTSNDPINLRNGLPRYACPDLTNKPGYWAKAMAERFAERDTVLFYYVTSAGDVHFGVNGEEKGVFFSGIETRGPLWAIIDVYGNSTAIEFVDPNRQHFNNIRRGTEHSNEDNAQHSRHSAMDDASNASRDVERIIVPSMQGISIHHEPDVELPGLRFQPAGVIFTPLPFHLTRGRNIRFSNQQCVATRTDTEFCHGYAFTSQPLLLGERLVVQILATEPMYVGALALGLTSCDPARLTAEDLPDDSDLLLDRPEYWVVSKDVASSPQPGDEIAFTVTHFGEVQMSKNGGPPNVVMHVDQSLQLWAFFDVYGSTQRVRMLAERPTSPPRQRQSNPSPATILQQQQQQQQQQQHCNHSNAATELSRFSEMVQFKPAIGGGTVLVVNLPPQTGYVTPSSSTPQPTYASAGHRSQHAHPPAVTASSSTASTASTSHPGSSRQSSPPLTGTMASTGSSTYVEPVNYQSLDGTLTSQASSHLQQWSEGLQPTPGQPNECSVCYERSIDSVLYMCGHMCMCYPCAIQQWCGKGGGHCPLCRATIRDVIRIYRS
- the Neur gene encoding E3 ubiquitin-protein ligase neur isoform X1, which produces MGASCAVKGSKSHPCHCCSHLASPGASVQQQQHHHHRHHHHHHETHHAHHQHHHHHHPAGKQPSAELQPQNNNGDCNILAPLRSKMKVLKKLKRKMGLAPRSSSAGTNNLPPLTFHQVHGENIRLCNGGTIARRYESFCRGITFSARPVRVGEKICVKFLEISDNWSGVIRFGFTSNDPINLRNGLPRYACPDLTNKPGYWAKAMAERFAERDTVLFYYVTSAGDVHFGVNGEEKGVFFSGIETRGPLWAIIDVYGNSTAIEFVDPNRQHFNNIRRGTEHSNEDNAQHSRHSAMDDASNASRDVERIIVPSMQGISIHHEPDVELPGLRFQPAGVIFTPLPFHLTRGRNIRFSNQQCVATRTDTEFCHGYAFTSQPLLLGERLVVQILATEPMYVGALALGLTSCDPARLTAEDLPDDSDLLLDRPEYWVVSKDVASSPQPGDEIAFTVTHFGEVQMSKNGGPPNVVMHVDQSLQLWAFFDVYGSTQRVRMLAERPTSPPRQRQSNPSPATILQQQQQQQQQQQHCNHSNAATELSRFSEMVQFKPAIGGGTVLVVNLPPQTGYVTPSSSTPQPTYASAGHRSQHAHPPAVTASSSTASTASTSHPGSSRQSSPPLTGTMASTGSSTYVEPVNYQSLDGTLTSQASSHLQQWSEGLQPTPGQPNECSVCYERSIDSVLYMCGHMCMCYPCAIQQWCGKGGGHCPLCRATIRDVIRIYRS